In Methanosphaera sp. WGK6, the sequence TTTTTATCCTAACGTTCTTATTTTTAAGATATATGATAAATTTACTTATAAAGTTTAAGTTACTTAGAAGTTACAAATACTATTAAAAAAAGAAGTGATGGTTATTAGTTAATTAATTTAGTCTAACTTTTATATGTGGATTTATATATTGTCCATGTTTTTGTGTTTTATCATCATATTGTATTGCAAATGTATGACAATTATGTAAACATCTTAAACACATTAAACATTCAGACTTTATCCATAATGGTTTTTATCTTGTATTTCTATTGCTTTTATTGGACATTGTTTTTCACATAGTTTACATCCAGTACAATCACCTGTTATATGTAAGTGTTCTGTTTTTCTAGCTTTAGTTATAGTTTATGGAATTGATTTGATAAGAATTTTGGAAGTTTACGTTTACATATATTTCGGATTCTTTATCTTTTATTATATGTATTATTTCATCTAAATTGTTCATCGATTTTTAATATTTTTTTATCAACTTCTACTTTATCCATTAAATCAAATCTAACAGTCCATGTGTCTACTGTTCTAATACTATGTTTTGAAGTTACTGTGAAACCTTTTTTTGTTTAGATATTTCTCCATGTAAAAATAGAATTATTTTTTTTAAAAAAAAGGAGGAGTTGAGGTTAATTATAGTATAGTTAGCCAGTTTTGAATTATGTCATTTTGATCATCCATAATTTTTCTAACTGCTTTAAAGTATGTTCCATCATTTATTTGAGAATCATTTCTTCTCTTGTTTATACAGTCAAATTCTTTATCATCACTTCTTAGTGGAAGACTCATTGTATTATAATCATTTATATCTGCATCATCAGAAATTTCTTCTTCTACAAACATGTTTTCTGCATGTTCTGATGCTAATCCTACTACTGCACATAATTCTAAATCATATACTAGTGATAATTTACTGTATCCCTTAGTTTCTTTTAAATTAAATTCCTCACGTACTACTCCACTTGTTGCATCTTCTATTGATACCATTGGTACTATAAATGGTACTCTTGATACTACATATCTATCATTGAATCTTCTTGCTAGTTTATGTTTTAGTAATTCTTCTACTACTTGTTTTGTTGGATATTCTATTATTATGTTTGATTCAAATAGTAGTGATGCATCATCTATTTCTTCTACTAGTAATCCTTTATTTCTGTAATCAGGTAGTATGTACATGTATTGCATTACAAGAGAATCTTCATTTACTCTACTTGCACGATATGTTGCAAATCCTACTACTTCATTATCATATACTATTTCTTTGAAAAAGTAGCATGAGTCTTCAGGCATTATATAGAAGTTTTCTTTTTTCACTGCTCTGTGTAGGTATATGTAATTATCTATTAGTAATTGTTCAATTGGTAATGTTAGTATTTTATCTTCATCTGTTTTGTATCTGAATAATTTTCCTAAGCCATCAGGTCTTTTTACTTTTTTATTTGGATTAGCCATTATAAATAATCTCCATATTATTTGTAATAATTATACTCTTATTAAAGAATCAAATATTCTATTTATTATATTTCTTTATAATTACATAAAAAAATAGCTATGACTTTACTTTAATTTAATTATATAAAATGTATAGTCAAAGAGAAGTGGTTTTTTTTAATCACGTGATATTACTTGACTAATTGTTTCTATTACTAAATCTTTAACTGAATCAGTAAATCTATGTTCTTCATCATCAAACACAAACAATGTAGAATTACTATATATTTTATCAGCTTCAACTACATAATTAAGTGGTACTCTTGTATCTTTGCCTCCATGAAACAGATATACACGTCCTGAATAGTCTTTAATATCATCATATAAGTTAATTGATTTTGCCCCTTCAATATATGTTTTTCCTGTATGTTCAGGCATGAGTGTCATAACACTTTTTTCACGCATATCTTCCATATTTAAAACATCATCTACAATAACATATGCTGGTGCAAATAAAAACATTGCTCTTACATCACTTCTTCGTGGTGCTACTAGACTACTAATTAATCCACCTTGACTATGACCTGCTAGATATATTTTATTCTCATCCACATAATCTAGTGATTTAATATAATCCATGACTGTATTTAAATCATCAATTTCTGTTAATAATGACATATCACTTATTTTACCATCACTCATACACCCATAACCACCACCTCTAAAGTCAAAGATATAACTTGCAATACCCTTTTTTAATAATTTTTCAGCATATGCCTTCATAAATGTATGATTTAAGGATAATCCATGAGATAATACAACTAATGGTATTTTATCATCAATATTATCTGGAAGATATAATAAGCCATATATATTTTCATTATTAATTGTACAATTTGCCTCTTTTATCATGTTTATTCCCCTTGATTACTTCTAGTATTTTATTAAAGACTATTGTTTTTCCTTTTTCTCTGAAGTTATGATGTTCACCATCGAT encodes:
- a CDS encoding 4Fe-4S binding protein; this encodes MTKARKTEHLHITGDCTGCKLCEKQCPIKAIEIQDKNHYG
- a CDS encoding GNAT family N-acetyltransferase; this translates as MANPNKKVKRPDGLGKLFRYKTDEDKILTLPIEQLLIDNYIYLHRAVKKENFYIMPEDSCYFFKEIVYDNEVVGFATYRASRVNEDSLVMQYMYILPDYRNKGLLVEEIDDASLLFESNIIIEYPTKQVVEELLKHKLARRFNDRYVVSRVPFIVPMVSIEDATSGVVREEFNLKETKGYSKLSLVYDLELCAVVGLASEHAENMFVEEEISDDADINDYNTMSLPLRSDDKEFDCINKRRNDSQINDGTYFKAVRKIMDDQNDIIQNWLTIL
- a CDS encoding S9 family peptidase; protein product: MIKEANCTINNENIYGLLYLPDNIDDKIPLVVLSHGLSLNHTFMKAYAEKLLKKGIASYIFDFRGGGYGCMSDGKISDMSLLTEIDDLNTVMDYIKSLDYVDENKIYLAGHSQGGLISSLVAPRRSDVRAMFLFAPAYVIVDDVLNMEDMREKSVMTLMPEHTGKTYIEGAKSINLYDDIKDYSGRVYLFHGGKDTRVPLNYVVEADKIYSNSTLFVFDDEEHRFTDSVKDLVIETISQVISRD